In a genomic window of Alcanivorax sp.:
- a CDS encoding IS5 family transposase, with protein sequence MSQLTFAEAEYEHKKRKTRREVFLEKLDQLLPWKALESTIAVYYASGSTGRPPYPLSSMLRIHVMQIIYNLSDPAMEDALYEIESMRRFAGIRLSRVPDETTILNFRHLLEQHTLGKKLFKKINRQLARHGLMVREGSIVDATIIEAPSSTKNKGKARDPEMHQTKKGNQWHFGMKCHIGVDDTVGLIHSLATTAANEHDLTASDQLLHGKEKRVWGDAGYCGIEKREEHKNRKVDWFIAERPGKRSTMSKVALECETIKASVRAKVEHPFRVIKGMFGYSKVRYRGLAKNTNRLYLLAGLHNLLRVKRVLLP encoded by the coding sequence ATGAGCCAGCTGACTTTTGCCGAAGCCGAATATGAACACAAGAAGCGCAAGACCCGGCGGGAAGTGTTCCTTGAGAAGTTGGATCAGTTGCTACCCTGGAAGGCGCTGGAGTCCACGATTGCGGTCTATTACGCCTCCGGTAGCACTGGCCGGCCGCCGTATCCGCTCTCCAGCATGCTGCGCATTCATGTCATGCAGATCATCTACAACCTGAGTGATCCGGCGATGGAAGATGCCTTGTATGAGATCGAGTCTATGCGCCGTTTCGCAGGGATTCGGCTCTCTCGGGTTCCTGATGAGACAACGATCCTGAACTTCCGGCACCTGCTGGAGCAGCACACTCTTGGCAAGAAGCTGTTCAAGAAGATCAACCGTCAGTTGGCACGACATGGCCTGATGGTTCGGGAAGGCAGCATCGTTGATGCGACGATTATCGAAGCGCCCAGCTCGACGAAGAACAAAGGTAAGGCTCGTGATCCGGAGATGCACCAGACCAAGAAAGGCAATCAATGGCACTTTGGCATGAAGTGCCATATTGGCGTCGATGACACGGTGGGTCTGATTCATAGCCTTGCCACTACCGCCGCGAATGAGCATGACCTGACGGCATCAGACCAGCTTTTGCATGGCAAAGAGAAACGTGTCTGGGGAGACGCGGGTTATTGCGGTATCGAGAAACGCGAAGAGCACAAGAACCGTAAAGTGGATTGGTTTATCGCTGAGCGTCCTGGTAAGCGCTCCACGATGTCGAAGGTTGCGCTGGAATGCGAAACCATCAAAGCCAGCGTACGTGCCAAAGTGGAACATCCCTTCCGAGTGATCAAAGGCATGTTCGGTTACAGCAAGGTTCGCTACCGGGGTCTGGCGAAAAATACCAACCGGCTCTATCTCCTGGCGGGGCTGCACAACCTGTTGAGGGTGAAACGGGTGCTGCTGCCCTAG
- a CDS encoding DUF1302 domain-containing protein yields the protein MRSKAIAVGCSSALALGLLTAAAPAMAGEKQFNEDVSVKWNLKASVGAISRMESARKENLFAGDTPGGTSGSAVSDDGNLNYDGGEVVSAVAKAVGDVNLQYKNYGLFVRAKGWYDYVQKEKDVPHGNFPNEFVGGEPLSDDGFDRNSKFQGASFQDVFVHGTFQVNEQPLKLKAGRQTLLWGRSLYSRGSLSALNAIDLAALHRPGAEYTEFLKPAGMVTADYKFTDRLSMKSFYQYEWRAANLDGCGTFFSTLDNTAVGCDATFSSAVVIPNKTAYENGIYIPRRDEKEPDDGGQYGLKFDYAFPKSKAKVGAYFLNYHMRLPIYSVTKEDSPLAQGITPGNDIAYFYEYPEDIQVIGLTADKTFEGVGNLAMNLSYLPDMPIQINTPDMTTARVLEANGVPAAAAQGFATVPQETIDYVYGSGNEVTGFKEFDIQRAEVTFTTVIPKLLGAQKTIVSAQLGSEFIDDLPDQEDMRFRRHTNFGVGELGEDGYVTDFSWGYQLTLKSTYANVIGPVALTPSLTMKHGVEGYSSDDALQEDQRSLGLGIGMNYKKLSADLSYTTYNDASFSVVNDRDYLSLSTTYNF from the coding sequence ATGCGAAGCAAAGCGATCGCTGTTGGCTGCAGCAGTGCCCTGGCTCTGGGCCTGCTGACAGCCGCAGCCCCGGCCATGGCTGGCGAAAAACAGTTCAATGAAGACGTCAGCGTCAAATGGAACCTGAAAGCCTCCGTGGGCGCTATTTCCCGTATGGAGTCTGCCCGCAAGGAAAACCTGTTTGCCGGTGATACCCCCGGCGGCACGTCCGGTTCCGCCGTCTCTGACGACGGCAACCTGAACTATGATGGTGGTGAAGTGGTGTCTGCCGTTGCCAAGGCAGTAGGCGACGTCAACCTGCAGTACAAGAACTATGGCCTGTTTGTGCGAGCCAAGGGCTGGTACGACTACGTGCAGAAAGAGAAGGATGTTCCCCACGGCAACTTCCCCAATGAATTTGTCGGCGGCGAGCCGCTCAGCGATGATGGCTTTGATCGCAACTCCAAATTTCAGGGAGCCAGCTTTCAGGATGTCTTTGTCCACGGCACTTTCCAGGTCAACGAACAACCTCTGAAGCTGAAGGCGGGTCGTCAGACGCTGCTGTGGGGACGCAGTCTGTATTCCCGGGGCTCCCTCAGTGCGCTGAACGCTATCGACCTGGCAGCGCTGCACCGCCCCGGCGCCGAGTACACCGAGTTCCTCAAGCCCGCGGGAATGGTGACTGCCGATTACAAATTCACCGACCGGCTCTCCATGAAGTCCTTCTACCAGTACGAGTGGCGGGCAGCGAACCTGGATGGCTGTGGCACCTTCTTCTCCACCCTGGACAACACTGCAGTGGGGTGTGATGCCACCTTCTCCAGCGCCGTGGTGATCCCCAATAAAACCGCCTACGAAAACGGCATCTATATTCCACGCCGGGACGAGAAGGAGCCCGATGACGGTGGCCAGTACGGGCTGAAGTTCGACTATGCCTTTCCGAAATCCAAGGCCAAGGTCGGTGCCTACTTCCTGAACTACCACATGCGTCTGCCGATCTACTCGGTAACCAAGGAAGACAGCCCACTGGCCCAAGGCATTACCCCCGGTAACGACATCGCCTACTTCTATGAATACCCGGAAGATATCCAGGTGATCGGCCTGACTGCCGACAAGACCTTTGAAGGGGTCGGCAACCTGGCCATGAACCTGAGCTACCTGCCGGATATGCCGATCCAGATCAATACACCGGACATGACCACCGCCCGAGTACTGGAAGCCAATGGTGTGCCGGCAGCGGCCGCACAGGGGTTTGCCACCGTTCCCCAGGAGACCATCGACTACGTCTACGGTTCCGGCAATGAAGTCACCGGCTTCAAGGAATTCGATATTCAGCGTGCCGAAGTGACCTTCACCACGGTCATCCCCAAACTGCTGGGCGCCCAGAAGACCATTGTCTCAGCCCAGTTAGGTTCCGAGTTCATTGATGACTTGCCGGATCAGGAAGACATGCGCTTCCGCCGCCACACCAACTTCGGGGTTGGCGAGCTGGGTGAGGATGGCTATGTGACTGACTTTAGCTGGGGCTACCAGCTCACGCTCAAATCCACCTATGCCAACGTCATTGGCCCGGTGGCGTTGACCCCGTCGCTGACCATGAAGCATGGCGTGGAAGGCTACTCCAGTGATGATGCGCTGCAGGAGGATCAACGCAGCCTCGGTCTGGGCATCGGCATGAACTACAAGAAACTCAGCGCCGACTTGTCCTACACCACCTATAACGATGCCAGCTTTAGCGTAGTCAACGACCGGGATTATCTGTCCCTGAGCACCACCTATAACTTCTGA
- a CDS encoding PhzF family phenazine biosynthesis protein: MALDYALLDVFANAPFQGTQIPVVKLEGLDTSDASKMAIASEFQQTETVFIEPGKDMPVSVFNGKGQQLFGAHTILAASYVAHEMGLAKDEGAFASFLFRQNQQLIESFIDTGNSASGSIQFARVLTPTIDRYTPEIPRLAAALNIDEKHISFSKYKPMVVSVDTPTLIIPVTKPEHVLAASLNAERWADLFGGVYTSELFLFAPGSITGSSEFHGRLLNPDLPGDVFPPIGNVMPEFIAYLAEQQDTAAGTHTLSIDRGSPDTRKSILHAEFDKKPGKEVKCRIGGNVIKMGVGELLYS, encoded by the coding sequence ATGGCTCTCGATTATGCGCTGCTTGATGTATTTGCCAATGCCCCATTTCAGGGCACACAGATTCCTGTGGTAAAGCTGGAAGGGTTGGACACCAGTGATGCCAGCAAGATGGCGATTGCCAGTGAGTTTCAGCAGACGGAAACGGTGTTTATCGAGCCGGGCAAGGACATGCCGGTGAGTGTGTTCAATGGCAAGGGGCAACAGTTGTTCGGGGCCCATACCATTCTGGCAGCGTCTTATGTGGCCCATGAGATGGGGCTTGCCAAGGATGAAGGGGCTTTTGCATCGTTTCTGTTCAGGCAGAATCAACAGTTGATCGAAAGCTTTATTGATACTGGAAACAGTGCATCAGGCTCGATTCAGTTTGCCCGGGTGCTGACGCCCACGATTGATCGCTATACCCCGGAAATTCCACGCCTGGCCGCGGCACTGAATATTGATGAAAAGCATATCTCGTTCAGCAAGTACAAGCCCATGGTGGTCAGCGTGGATACGCCTACCTTGATCATTCCGGTTACCAAGCCTGAGCATGTGCTGGCAGCGAGTTTGAATGCGGAGCGGTGGGCCGATCTGTTTGGTGGTGTCTATACCTCGGAATTGTTCCTGTTTGCGCCGGGGAGTATTACCGGCAGTTCCGAGTTTCACGGGCGCTTGCTGAACCCGGACCTGCCCGGGGATGTATTTCCGCCCATCGGTAATGTGATGCCGGAATTTATTGCTTATCTGGCGGAGCAGCAGGATACGGCTGCGGGGACCCACACACTGTCTATTGATCGCGGGAGCCCTGATACCCGCAAGAGTATTCTGCATGCGGAGTTCGACAAGAAGCCGGGCAAGGAAGTGAAATGCCGCATTGGCGGTAACGTGATCAAGATGGGGGTGGGCGAGCTGCTTTACAGCTGA
- a CDS encoding SUMF1/EgtB/PvdO family nonheme iron enzyme: MKRPFSLLNTIPILPLSLFVGCSNGADLSEAEQRVIDHTLDSLVFVEGGTFTMGHPQVTKTVEVTLDSYSIQAYEVSYWEFDTFAEATGARKPSQRSFGKPSRQPENPAWGLTWYDAQNYCHWLGELTDLPFELPTEAQWEYAATSRGTSRAFYATDDGTLDYGRNYPGSESPWHPEPSGTYPPNPLGMYDMTGNVAEWVLDWHDKNYYETSPGINPQGPETGTTKIFRGGSVVGTQRYNILYRRSPGRKPDDKQFGVRCVVNQPKVIAFSSVKKEKKNSN, translated from the coding sequence ATGAAACGCCCTTTTTCACTGCTCAACACCATCCCTATATTGCCCCTTTCCCTGTTTGTCGGGTGCAGCAATGGCGCTGATCTGAGCGAAGCCGAACAGCGGGTAATTGACCATACGCTGGATTCTCTGGTGTTCGTAGAAGGCGGCACCTTTACCATGGGGCACCCGCAAGTCACCAAAACTGTCGAGGTGACCCTTGATAGCTATTCAATTCAAGCTTACGAAGTGTCTTATTGGGAGTTTGATACCTTTGCCGAAGCCACAGGAGCCCGAAAACCCAGTCAAAGATCTTTTGGCAAACCATCCAGGCAGCCCGAAAATCCGGCCTGGGGACTTACCTGGTATGACGCCCAGAACTATTGCCACTGGTTGGGTGAGTTGACAGACCTGCCCTTTGAGCTACCCACCGAAGCCCAATGGGAGTATGCGGCCACTAGCCGGGGAACCAGCCGGGCCTTCTATGCCACCGATGATGGCACACTGGATTACGGTCGCAACTATCCCGGGAGTGAATCCCCTTGGCACCCGGAACCCTCCGGTACTTATCCACCCAACCCATTGGGAATGTACGATATGACCGGCAATGTGGCGGAATGGGTGCTGGATTGGCACGACAAAAACTATTATGAAACGTCTCCGGGGATAAACCCTCAAGGACCTGAGACTGGAACAACAAAAATATTCCGCGGAGGCAGCGTTGTTGGCACACAACGTTACAATATCTTATACCGCCGCTCCCCTGGCCGTAAACCTGATGATAAACAATTCGGCGTTCGTTGTGTTGTCAATCAACCCAAGGTCATTGCTTTTTCTTCTGTAAAAAAGGAGAAAAAGAACAGCAACTAG